One Bacillus amyloliquefaciens DSM 7 = ATCC 23350 DNA window includes the following coding sequences:
- the comGB gene encoding competence type IV pilus assembly protein ComGB: MKRIKRTWPLKDQAAFLKRLGEMTEKGYSLIEGLRLLKLQLHKRQLAELTDGIRRLREGDSFYQVLEALSFHKEAVSICYFAEKHGELPGAMKQSGELLQRKLMQTNQIKKMLRYPMFLICSVCVMFYILQSLIIPQFSGIYQSMNMNTSGATAFIFAFFQHFHEACALGMSAVLSLFLYVWFLCKKKSPQDKMLIVVKIPLIGKAAVLFNSYFFSLQLSSLLKSGLSIYDSLTAFKEQSFLPFYREEAEMLITRLKAGETIESALSGHPCYEKDLAAAVSHGQANGRLHRELYTYSQFMMERLEQNAEKYTGILQPVIYGVVAGMILLVYMSMLMPMYQMMNQM, translated from the coding sequence ATGAAGCGGATTAAAAGAACCTGGCCGTTGAAGGACCAAGCGGCTTTTTTGAAAAGGCTCGGTGAAATGACGGAAAAAGGATACAGCCTGATTGAAGGGCTCAGACTGCTGAAACTCCAGCTGCATAAACGTCAGCTTGCAGAGCTGACGGACGGAATTCGCCGGCTGAGAGAAGGCGATTCGTTTTACCAAGTGCTTGAGGCACTGTCTTTTCATAAAGAAGCCGTCTCGATCTGCTATTTCGCGGAGAAACACGGAGAATTGCCGGGGGCGATGAAACAAAGCGGCGAATTGTTACAGAGAAAGCTCATGCAGACGAATCAAATCAAAAAAATGCTCCGGTATCCGATGTTTTTAATATGTTCCGTCTGCGTCATGTTTTATATCCTGCAAAGTTTGATTATTCCGCAGTTTTCAGGGATTTATCAATCAATGAATATGAATACTTCCGGTGCGACTGCTTTCATCTTTGCGTTTTTTCAGCATTTTCATGAAGCCTGCGCACTGGGGATGTCAGCCGTTCTCAGCTTGTTTTTGTACGTTTGGTTCTTATGTAAGAAAAAATCCCCGCAAGACAAGATGCTTATCGTTGTGAAAATCCCCCTGATAGGAAAAGCGGCCGTTCTTTTTAACAGCTACTTTTTCTCTTTACAGCTCAGCAGTCTTCTGAAATCCGGTCTTTCTATCTATGACAGCTTAACTGCTTTTAAAGAACAATCTTTTCTGCCTTTTTACCGTGAAGAAGCAGAGATGCTCATTACACGTTTGAAGGCCGGTGAAACTATAGAATCTGCTCTTTCCGGCCATCCGTGTTATGAAAAAGATCTTGCGGCTGCAGTCAGTCACGGACAGGCAAACGGCCGGCTTCATCGCGAACTTTATACGTACAGCCAGTTTATGATGGAGCGTCTTGAACAAAATGCGGAGAAGTATACCGGTATTCTCCAGCCTGTCATTTACGGTGTTGTGGCCGGTATGATTTTACTTGTGTATATGTCAATGCTGATGCCGATGTACCAGATGATGAACCAAATGTAA
- the comGE gene encoding competence type IV pilus minor pilin ComGE has protein sequence MQNGNKGFSTIETLSAMAIWLFLMISIVPVWTGMLTDNLKIEEHQEVYQLLHKHISAYMMSGKKQPSPDVTWKEDGDYYKVCAAVRGEKEMCLSILKTDWLYAS, from the coding sequence ATGCAGAACGGAAATAAGGGGTTCTCTACTATTGAAACACTATCAGCAATGGCTATTTGGCTGTTCCTTATGATTTCTATCGTTCCGGTCTGGACGGGCATGCTGACAGACAATCTGAAAATAGAAGAACACCAGGAAGTGTACCAGCTTCTTCATAAACATATCAGCGCATATATGATGTCCGGAAAAAAGCAGCCATCTCCCGATGTGACGTGGAAGGAGGATGGTGATTATTACAAAGTCTGTGCAGCTGTCCGCGGCGAAAAAGAAATGTGCCTCAGCATTCTCAAAACAGACTGGCTTTACGCTTCTTAA
- the comGC gene encoding competence type IV pilus major pilin ComGC has translation MLIVLFIVSILLLITIPNVTKHNQSIQHKGCEGLQNMVKAQVTAYEIDHEGKMPDMTDLQSEGYIKKNTACPNGKQILIKGGEVTVEQ, from the coding sequence ATGCTGATCGTTTTATTTATCGTTTCCATTCTGCTTTTAATCACGATTCCTAACGTAACAAAACATAATCAAAGCATTCAGCATAAAGGCTGTGAAGGACTTCAGAATATGGTGAAAGCCCAAGTGACGGCGTACGAAATCGACCATGAAGGAAAAATGCCGGATATGACCGACTTACAATCAGAGGGATATATCAAAAAGAATACAGCCTGCCCGAATGGAAAACAGATTTTAATAAAGGGCGGGGAAGTTACAGTTGAACAATAA
- the tapA gene encoding amyloid fiber anchoring/assembly protein TapA, producing the protein MFRLLRPEKKGKVRSRMMLFLRLSFIFCLPVTICTQFTGDTSSSFNDVKSFSLPVQTCGDFRYTDDNCRYDERWDQSDLHITNQTDTSGTVCAPLQLYAELENRGKERTVSDWKWELHKIASQQQPLQNGNVVDKGLITDKKSKTIYKMESKRALQPGIYAFKVYKPEGYPANEEKFEWSKPMKLVKCQEQATASDQKKTEKKPAEPAKESGEEHEKNTETDQ; encoded by the coding sequence ATGTTCCGATTGTTGCGACCGGAAAAAAAGGGCAAGGTGAGATCGAGAATGATGCTGTTTTTACGGCTGTCGTTCATTTTCTGCCTGCCCGTGACGATATGTACTCAGTTTACGGGAGACACAAGTTCCTCCTTTAATGATGTGAAAAGCTTCAGTCTCCCGGTTCAAACGTGCGGAGATTTTCGATATACAGATGACAATTGCCGTTATGACGAACGCTGGGATCAAAGTGATTTACATATCACAAATCAAACTGATACGTCAGGCACCGTGTGTGCGCCGCTTCAACTTTATGCGGAGCTGGAGAACAGGGGGAAAGAGCGGACTGTTTCTGACTGGAAATGGGAGCTCCATAAAATTGCCTCTCAGCAACAGCCTTTACAAAACGGCAATGTCGTGGATAAAGGGCTTATTACTGATAAAAAAAGCAAAACGATTTATAAAATGGAGTCAAAGCGGGCCTTGCAGCCGGGAATTTATGCATTCAAGGTTTACAAGCCTGAAGGATATCCTGCGAACGAAGAAAAATTTGAGTGGTCAAAACCGATGAAGCTTGTTAAGTGCCAAGAACAGGCGACGGCTTCCGATCAGAAGAAAACAGAGAAAAAACCGGCTGAGCCGGCAAAAGAAAGCGGGGAAGAACATGAAAAAAACACTGAAACTGATCAGTAA
- a CDS encoding YqzE family protein, translating into MKTNDYVKYMTEQFVKYFDTPKQERKERKEVRKEKKMPASQHWFGILPYGFKLWMQRKK; encoded by the coding sequence ATGAAAACAAACGATTATGTAAAATATATGACTGAGCAATTCGTTAAATATTTCGATACGCCGAAACAGGAACGAAAAGAGCGAAAAGAAGTGCGGAAAGAAAAGAAAATGCCGGCTTCTCAACACTGGTTCGGAATATTGCCGTATGGTTTTAAGCTGTGGATGCAGCGGAAAAAATAA
- a CDS encoding magnesium transporter CorA family protein gives MKVHSGADWVWYQLGPHEKTEAKKMIRHNHWPQCEKWFEHENHINFLRSDTNDQNNEAVFGSLIYHQGLDDEKNHTVFHFYITRDFFFTINFDFSLLRGIKEKHATQQIQTCENAIEGFFVLLGELMNSYLIGLDEFEVKQRTLKWQIHDDNSKGILENVHKLRHELFIWKGLTLGAKKVEMALKEAFLPKNDKQKDYLRAHQKMERGITYINEFDQELSNLLHAEEVITSQRGNEIVKALTIFTTLFTPMTALGALWGMNFDNMPELHWKYAYIGSIVLIIVSTLLIYIYLRQKGWTGDILKENQKKYLRKEKKR, from the coding sequence ATGAAGGTACATTCGGGAGCGGACTGGGTTTGGTACCAGCTCGGTCCGCATGAAAAAACAGAAGCGAAAAAAATGATCCGCCACAATCACTGGCCGCAATGTGAAAAGTGGTTTGAACATGAAAACCATATAAACTTTCTGCGCTCAGATACAAATGATCAGAATAATGAAGCGGTTTTCGGTTCTTTAATCTATCATCAAGGATTAGATGATGAAAAAAATCATACCGTATTTCACTTTTATATTACGAGAGACTTCTTTTTTACGATTAATTTTGATTTTTCGCTGCTGCGCGGCATAAAAGAAAAGCACGCCACACAGCAGATCCAAACATGCGAGAATGCGATAGAAGGCTTTTTTGTTCTGCTCGGCGAGCTGATGAATTCCTATCTTATCGGATTAGATGAATTTGAAGTCAAGCAGCGGACGCTGAAATGGCAGATTCATGATGACAACAGTAAAGGAATCTTGGAAAATGTGCATAAACTGCGCCATGAACTGTTCATTTGGAAAGGGCTGACGCTGGGAGCTAAAAAAGTGGAAATGGCTTTAAAAGAAGCTTTTCTCCCGAAAAATGACAAGCAGAAAGATTACCTCAGGGCTCATCAAAAGATGGAAAGAGGCATTACATATATCAATGAATTTGATCAGGAACTGAGCAATCTGCTGCACGCAGAGGAAGTCATTACCTCCCAAAGAGGAAATGAAATTGTGAAAGCATTGACGATCTTTACAACTCTCTTTACACCGATGACGGCGCTCGGAGCTCTCTGGGGGATGAACTTTGATAACATGCCGGAGCTTCATTGGAAATATGCGTATATCGGTTCCATTGTGCTTATAATCGTATCAACCCTGCTGATTTATATTTATCTGCGGCAGAAGGGCTGGACAGGGGATATTCTGAAGGAGAATCAAAAGAAATATCTGCGGAAAGAAAAGAAACGCTAA
- the comGA gene encoding competence type IV pilus ATPase ComGA, which yields MENIETYSRNIINEAYMARASDIHIVPRERDAFIHFRIGHALVKKRVLKKEECVRLISHFKFLSAMDIGERRKPQNGSLSLPLPTETVHLRMSTLPTMNDESLVIRLLPKRQIPPLDKLSLFPGAGAALLSFLKHSHGLLLFTGPTGSGKTTTLYSLVNYAKRHFNRRIVTLEDPVETRDEDVLQVQVNEKAGVTYSTGLKAILRHDPDMIILGEIRDAETAEIAVRAAMTGHLVLSSLHTRDAKGAIYRLLEFGVNMTEIEQTVIAIAAQRLVDLTCPFCKTDNCSVYCSLYRQTRRAGIYELLYGKNLTQCFQEAKGEHANFQYQTLRRLIRKGIALGYVTTDNYDRWVYHEAD from the coding sequence ATGGAGAATATTGAAACATACAGCAGGAACATCATCAACGAGGCCTATATGGCAAGGGCTTCAGATATACACATTGTGCCGAGGGAAAGGGATGCTTTCATTCATTTTCGCATCGGTCATGCTCTTGTGAAAAAAAGAGTCTTAAAAAAAGAGGAATGCGTAAGGCTTATTTCTCATTTTAAATTTTTATCAGCCATGGATATAGGAGAAAGACGAAAGCCGCAAAACGGATCACTGTCTCTGCCGCTTCCAACGGAAACCGTTCATTTGAGGATGTCAACCTTGCCGACAATGAATGATGAAAGTCTTGTCATCAGGCTATTGCCTAAAAGGCAGATTCCCCCTCTGGATAAACTGTCCTTATTTCCGGGGGCAGGCGCCGCATTATTATCCTTTCTGAAGCATTCGCACGGCCTGCTTCTTTTTACCGGCCCGACCGGATCTGGAAAAACAACCACCCTTTACTCGCTTGTCAACTATGCAAAACGGCATTTCAACCGGCGGATTGTCACGCTGGAAGATCCCGTAGAAACGAGAGATGAAGATGTTTTGCAAGTTCAGGTGAATGAAAAAGCCGGAGTCACATATTCCACCGGTTTAAAAGCGATTTTAAGACATGACCCCGATATGATCATCTTAGGGGAAATCAGAGATGCCGAGACGGCTGAAATCGCAGTCCGCGCGGCCATGACAGGACACCTCGTACTGTCAAGCCTGCATACAAGAGATGCTAAGGGCGCCATATACAGGCTGCTGGAGTTCGGGGTGAACATGACGGAAATTGAACAAACCGTTATTGCCATCGCCGCTCAGCGTCTGGTTGATTTAACGTGTCCGTTTTGCAAAACGGACAACTGTTCCGTGTACTGCAGTCTATACAGGCAGACACGCCGTGCTGGGATTTATGAACTGCTTTACGGAAAAAATCTCACCCAGTGCTTTCAAGAAGCAAAAGGGGAGCACGCCAATTTTCAATATCAGACGCTTCGCAGGCTGATCAGAAAAGGCATCGCGCTCGGTTATGTCACGACTGATAATTATGATCGGTGGGTGTATCATGAAGCGGATTAA
- a CDS encoding DUF2626 domain-containing protein, with protein MNRMFRVLGFWTGIFAVMFFLGGMKDASLLFFGQTIFFVFLSYLNLTERMYIYIFGAYLTVFFAGFTYYSIFIMTPGGGTH; from the coding sequence ATGAATCGCATGTTCCGGGTGTTAGGATTTTGGACGGGGATTTTTGCAGTAATGTTTTTTTTAGGCGGCATGAAGGACGCATCTCTTTTGTTTTTTGGACAGACGATCTTTTTCGTATTTCTTTCTTATTTGAATCTGACTGAGCGGATGTATATTTATATTTTCGGAGCTTACTTAACCGTATTTTTCGCCGGATTTACATATTACTCTATTTTTATTATGACACCGGGCGGCGGAACCCACTGA
- the comGG gene encoding competence type IV pilus minor pilin ComGG, giving the protein MYKSDGFIYPAVLFVSAAVLLVISYTSSDFITRKTFAKEAGEYWIGENLLQNGALLSSRHMIQGQKTQSGTQRFPYGTVSFYINGNDRRETVQVTIKAVTASGTRREAHLLFNHKKKQLIQWTEV; this is encoded by the coding sequence ATGTACAAATCTGACGGGTTTATATATCCGGCGGTTCTGTTTGTTTCTGCCGCAGTTTTACTTGTCATCAGCTATACTTCATCTGATTTCATCACCCGAAAAACATTTGCAAAAGAGGCCGGGGAGTACTGGATCGGTGAGAACCTGCTTCAAAACGGCGCACTGCTGTCAAGCCGTCATATGATACAGGGACAAAAGACTCAGTCGGGCACACAGCGTTTTCCGTACGGAACCGTCTCCTTTTACATCAACGGGAACGATCGCCGGGAAACGGTTCAAGTTACAATAAAGGCGGTAACAGCATCAGGGACGAGACGGGAGGCTCACCTTTTATTCAATCATAAGAAGAAACAGCTGATTCAATGGACAGAAGTATAA
- a CDS encoding MBL fold metallo-hydrolase, translated as MKWRRMPAGPIQANAYFLVSEDQSCLIFDPGGEADKINNYIKENNLKPLAVLLTHAHFDHIGALDEVRDRWDVPVYLHKNEEKWLEDSSLNGSGILRGIAVTARPADRLIEGDGVLDIGPFHLETLFTPGHSPGSVSYYVKDADLVISGDVLFQGGIGRTDLHGGSQDVLLDSIHQKLLTLPGHTLVLSGHGPETDIQTEQERNPFINGFSL; from the coding sequence GTGAAATGGAGACGAATGCCGGCCGGTCCGATTCAGGCAAACGCGTATTTTCTCGTCAGTGAGGATCAGTCCTGTCTTATTTTTGATCCGGGCGGGGAAGCGGACAAAATCAACAATTACATAAAAGAAAACAATCTGAAGCCGCTTGCCGTCTTGCTGACGCACGCCCATTTTGACCATATCGGCGCGCTTGATGAGGTAAGAGACAGATGGGATGTTCCCGTGTATCTTCACAAAAATGAAGAAAAGTGGCTGGAGGACTCTTCCTTAAACGGATCAGGCATATTGCGGGGCATCGCCGTCACGGCACGGCCCGCTGATCGGCTGATTGAAGGCGACGGCGTTTTGGACATCGGACCGTTCCATTTGGAGACGCTGTTTACGCCGGGTCATTCACCTGGAAGCGTTTCTTATTATGTAAAGGACGCCGATCTTGTGATTTCAGGCGATGTGCTTTTTCAGGGGGGCATCGGCCGCACGGATTTACATGGAGGAAGTCAGGACGTATTGCTTGATTCCATCCATCAAAAATTGCTCACACTGCCCGGGCATACACTTGTGTTAAGCGGGCACGGCCCGGAAACGGACATCCAGACAGAGCAGGAAAGAAACCCGTTTATCAATGGTTTTTCACTGTAA
- a CDS encoding DUF3889 domain-containing protein, whose protein sequence is MMIKQSLICLSILGFGVSGTAQAETVPYYAVHHKSKWEKIAEKEAKKRYPLAQTLFIQKVWDRKRTDEAVKQYHLTLRDGAKEFGVFVTISFNPYSQKVNKIAVIEEYQ, encoded by the coding sequence ATGATGATCAAACAAAGTCTGATTTGCCTTTCAATTCTTGGTTTCGGAGTTTCAGGGACAGCTCAGGCGGAAACGGTGCCTTATTATGCTGTTCACCATAAATCAAAATGGGAAAAAATCGCAGAAAAAGAAGCTAAAAAAAGATATCCGCTCGCTCAAACGTTATTTATTCAAAAGGTGTGGGATCGGAAAAGAACGGATGAAGCAGTCAAACAATATCACTTGACATTGCGGGATGGCGCTAAAGAATTTGGTGTGTTTGTTACGATTTCTTTTAATCCCTACAGCCAAAAGGTAAATAAAATTGCGGTTATTGAGGAATACCAATAA
- a CDS encoding DUF2759 domain-containing protein gives MLLVVIFGLVALLAVLGVLRAVRQRNILGFLLAAATLGVFGWFTVMTVITSGYPTAH, from the coding sequence ATGTTACTTGTTGTAATCTTCGGCCTTGTCGCATTATTAGCTGTATTAGGAGTCCTGCGGGCTGTCAGACAGAGAAATATCCTGGGATTTTTGTTAGCCGCCGCCACGCTCGGCGTGTTTGGCTGGTTTACCGTAATGACCGTTATAACCAGCGGCTATCCGACTGCACATTAA
- the comGF gene encoding competence type IV pilus minor pilin ComGF, translating to MVIITKSVQLSAAKKKCASAFSKQTGFTLLNVLVSLAVCLFLSGTLSPILHLFLSGRTDNGGIDSREHHIAVQQIMNECKQAETVEPADGGRALTCRKTGGEEVRFEIYHTMIRKRVNGKGHVPILHNAASLTADVKNGLILVGITSVTGKKKQTAIPVYSSLKGD from the coding sequence ATGGTGATTATTACAAAGTCTGTGCAGCTGTCCGCGGCGAAAAAGAAATGTGCCTCAGCATTCTCAAAACAGACTGGCTTTACGCTTCTTAATGTTTTGGTCTCCTTGGCCGTCTGTCTCTTCTTATCAGGCACTCTGAGCCCAATTTTACATTTGTTTTTATCAGGCCGGACCGATAACGGAGGAATAGACAGCCGGGAGCATCATATTGCCGTTCAGCAGATCATGAATGAATGTAAACAGGCTGAGACTGTGGAGCCTGCAGATGGCGGACGGGCGTTAACCTGCAGGAAAACAGGAGGCGAAGAAGTGCGTTTTGAAATCTATCACACGATGATAAGGAAAAGAGTGAACGGAAAAGGCCATGTGCCGATCCTGCATAACGCTGCTTCATTAACGGCTGATGTGAAAAACGGCCTGATTTTAGTGGGAATCACAAGCGTTACAGGTAAAAAGAAGCAGACGGCCATTCCGGTTTACAGCTCTTTAAAAGGTGATTAA
- a CDS encoding MTH1187 family thiamine-binding protein, translating into MAIADVTIIPIGTKTPSVSEYVADVQKILEGYKAAGKIKFQLTPMNTLIEGELSDLFAVIQDIHEAPFHKGLHRVATNIRIDDRRDKETTLESKIKSVSKHLQQ; encoded by the coding sequence ATGGCAATTGCAGATGTGACAATTATCCCGATCGGAACAAAAACACCGAGCGTCAGCGAGTATGTAGCGGACGTGCAAAAGATTTTGGAGGGCTACAAAGCTGCCGGCAAAATCAAATTTCAGCTCACACCGATGAACACTTTGATTGAAGGTGAGCTGAGCGACTTGTTTGCAGTCATTCAGGACATTCACGAAGCCCCGTTCCATAAAGGGCTGCACAGAGTGGCGACCAATATCCGCATTGATGACAGACGTGATAAAGAAACGACGCTTGAGAGCAAAATCAAAAGTGTCAGCAAACATTTGCAGCAATAA
- a CDS encoding Spx/MgsR family RNA polymerase-binding regulatory protein — MKELIFYSYPSCTSCRKTKHWLKAHNIDFHERHLFRETPTIDELKQILSLTTEGIDEILATRSQTFKNLNLNLEEMTVNEVLKLLTEKPKLLRRPILIDHKKLVIGYNPGELMKLTKKKTVHQSVS, encoded by the coding sequence ATGAAAGAACTTATTTTTTATTCATACCCGAGCTGCACATCATGCCGAAAGACGAAACATTGGTTAAAAGCCCACAACATTGATTTTCATGAGCGCCATTTATTCAGGGAGACACCGACAATTGATGAATTGAAGCAAATCTTATCCTTAACGACCGAAGGAATTGATGAAATATTAGCGACGAGAAGCCAAACATTTAAAAACCTCAACCTGAATCTTGAAGAAATGACTGTAAATGAAGTGCTGAAGCTTCTGACTGAAAAACCGAAGCTGCTGCGGCGTCCGATCCTGATCGATCACAAAAAACTCGTTATCGGATATAATCCCGGAGAATTAATGAAACTGACGAAGAAAAAAACGGTACATCAATCCGTATCATAA
- the comGD gene encoding competence type IV pilus minor pilin ComGD, protein MNNNRLTENGFTLLESLVVLSLASVLLTVLFTAVPPVYTHLAVRQKTEQLQKDIQLAQETAIAEHKRTKITFLPKEHKYKLQSAGRIVERSFDSLHITLVTLPESLEFNEKGHPNSGGKIQLKSAGFTYEITIYLGSGNVHAERK, encoded by the coding sequence TTGAACAATAACCGGCTGACAGAAAACGGATTCACTCTTCTTGAAAGCCTGGTTGTGTTAAGTCTGGCGTCTGTATTGCTGACTGTTTTGTTCACGGCGGTTCCGCCGGTTTATACCCATCTGGCCGTGCGGCAAAAAACAGAACAGCTCCAAAAAGACATTCAGCTTGCTCAGGAAACGGCTATCGCAGAACATAAAAGAACAAAAATCACATTTCTCCCAAAAGAGCATAAATACAAGCTGCAGTCAGCCGGAAGGATTGTTGAGCGTTCCTTTGATTCGCTTCACATTACACTTGTGACTTTACCGGAGAGCCTTGAATTTAACGAAAAAGGCCATCCGAATTCCGGCGGAAAGATTCAATTGAAAAGCGCGGGATTCACTTATGAAATAACAATTTACTTAGGGAGCGGAAATGTCCATGCAGAACGGAAATAA
- a CDS encoding STAS domain-containing protein, whose translation MKHLNEVLSEALIEESGEITRQWLLIPESGRPSDDQRAETQHRLLIEIVARIISEKDGGDEELTKWALQFARDRAVHEVPVYESVARFKEFRRLVWNRIQTCSETMSEKPGTPAVFQWGEKLNKAIDHMIEVFTEEYYKVTIRQLNAQKEMINELSAPIMPIAGIGIMPLVGEIDTYRAKIILESVLDQCSSLRLSYLFLDISGVPIVDTMVAYQIFKVIDSTKLLGIETTISGIRPEIAQTVVKLGIDFSQVKTEQSLTKALAKNGFVVKESLR comes from the coding sequence GTGAAACATTTAAATGAAGTGTTATCTGAAGCATTAATTGAAGAATCAGGTGAAATCACACGCCAATGGCTGCTCATACCCGAATCGGGGCGGCCTTCAGATGATCAGAGAGCAGAAACGCAGCACCGCCTGTTAATTGAAATCGTTGCCAGGATTATATCGGAAAAAGACGGTGGGGACGAGGAACTGACAAAGTGGGCGCTGCAGTTCGCAAGAGACCGGGCCGTGCATGAAGTCCCGGTCTATGAAAGCGTCGCGCGCTTTAAAGAATTCCGGAGATTGGTCTGGAATCGCATACAGACATGCAGTGAAACGATGTCCGAGAAGCCCGGGACGCCTGCGGTATTTCAATGGGGAGAGAAGCTGAACAAAGCAATTGACCATATGATTGAAGTCTTTACAGAGGAATATTATAAAGTGACGATTAGGCAATTAAACGCCCAAAAAGAAATGATTAATGAATTAAGCGCGCCGATTATGCCGATTGCCGGTATTGGGATTATGCCGCTTGTCGGCGAAATTGACACATACAGGGCAAAGATCATTTTGGAATCGGTGCTTGACCAATGTTCTTCGCTCCGGCTTTCCTATTTATTTTTAGATATCTCAGGTGTGCCGATTGTAGACACAATGGTCGCTTATCAAATTTTTAAAGTGATTGACAGCACAAAACTTCTTGGCATAGAAACGACAATCTCAGGCATCCGGCCGGAAATCGCGCAAACCGTCGTGAAGCTCGGCATCGACTTTTCTCAAGTGAAAACAGAACAGAGCCTGACGAAGGCGCTGGCGAAAAACGGATTTGTCGTAAAAGAATCATTAAGATGA
- a CDS encoding hemolysin family protein: MYIIKLSAIVLFILLTACFVAIEFSIVKARRSRINQLIQEEMKGAKAAKHVITHLDEYLSACQLGITVTALGLGWLGEPTVKAMLQPLFLKTGLHEAVAHVLSLIIAFLLVTYVNVVIGELAPKSFAIQKAERITLLFARPMILFYKLMFPFIWLLNHSARLITALFGLKPASEHEMAYTEEELRVLLAESYRSGMIKKSELHYVNNIFTFDKRTAKEIMVPRNEMVSLPLDSGSGNMLRDIIKTNKYTRYPVVKGDKDHVVGIINIKEVLFRFLSEGAPFTKHELSPYIQPAIHVIETIPIYQLFVKMQREHAHMAILIDEYGGTAGLVTAEDIIEEIVGEIRDEFDTDETPSVQKLGDSRYLLNAKLLISDVNDVLGTEITADQVDTLGGWFLTQHIDAKPGSVIDFEGYTFTVKEIDSHHIRTIEAEKAE; the protein is encoded by the coding sequence TTGTATATCATCAAACTGTCTGCCATCGTACTATTTATTTTATTAACGGCATGTTTTGTCGCTATAGAGTTTTCAATCGTTAAAGCAAGGCGCTCCCGCATCAATCAGCTCATTCAGGAAGAGATGAAAGGGGCAAAAGCTGCCAAGCATGTCATTACACACCTTGATGAATATTTATCGGCGTGCCAATTGGGTATCACCGTAACCGCCTTGGGACTCGGCTGGCTGGGTGAACCGACAGTCAAAGCAATGCTTCAGCCGTTATTTTTAAAAACCGGACTTCATGAAGCGGTTGCCCATGTCCTGTCACTCATCATTGCATTTCTGCTGGTTACATATGTGAATGTCGTCATCGGTGAACTCGCACCGAAAAGTTTTGCTATCCAAAAAGCTGAGCGGATTACACTTTTGTTTGCCAGACCGATGATTTTGTTTTATAAGTTAATGTTTCCGTTCATCTGGCTGCTTAATCATTCCGCACGCCTGATTACAGCCCTGTTCGGCTTGAAGCCGGCTTCCGAACATGAAATGGCCTATACGGAAGAGGAATTGCGGGTGCTCCTGGCCGAAAGCTATCGAAGCGGCATGATCAAAAAAAGCGAGCTTCATTACGTAAATAACATTTTCACATTTGATAAGCGCACTGCAAAAGAAATCATGGTGCCCCGGAATGAAATGGTGAGCCTGCCGCTGGACAGCGGATCGGGAAATATGCTCCGGGATATTATCAAAACAAATAAATATACCCGGTATCCCGTAGTAAAGGGAGACAAAGATCATGTTGTCGGCATTATCAATATAAAAGAAGTTTTATTCAGATTCCTATCAGAAGGAGCTCCGTTTACAAAACACGAGCTCAGTCCTTACATTCAGCCGGCGATCCATGTGATTGAGACGATCCCGATTTATCAATTGTTCGTTAAAATGCAGCGGGAACATGCTCATATGGCCATTCTCATTGATGAGTACGGCGGAACCGCAGGATTGGTAACGGCGGAAGACATCATCGAAGAGATCGTCGGCGAGATCCGGGACGAATTTGACACGGATGAGACACCCTCCGTTCAAAAGCTTGGGGACAGCCGCTATCTCCTAAACGCCAAATTGCTGATCAGTGACGTCAATGATGTACTCGGAACAGAGATTACGGCTGATCAAGTCGATACACTCGGGGGCTGGTTTCTGACTCAGCATATTGATGCAAAGCCAGGGAGCGTGATTGATTTTGAAGGATACACATTCACGGTAAAAGAAATCGACAGCCATCATATCAGGACGATTGAAGCTGAAAAAGCTGAATAG